The following proteins come from a genomic window of Acomys russatus chromosome 17, mAcoRus1.1, whole genome shotgun sequence:
- the Sp7 gene encoding transcription factor Sp7 codes for MASVLEEEAHYGSSPLAMLTAACSKFGGSSPLRDSATLGKGSSKKPYSDLPAPKTMGDAYPAPFSSTNGLLSPAGSPPAPASGYANDYPPFPHSFPGPTGAQDPGLLVPKGHSSPDCLPSVYTSLDMAHPYGSWYKAGIHAGISPGPGNTPAPWWDMHPGGNWLGGGQGQGDGLQGTLSTGPAQPPLNPQLPTYPSDFAPLNPAPYPAPHLLQPGPQHVLPQDVYKPKAVGNSGQLEGSGAGKNPRGAGTGGSGGYAGSGAGRSTCDCPNCQELERLGAAAAGLRKKPMHSCHIPGCGKVYGKASHLKAHLRWHTGERPFVCNWLFCGKRFTRSDELERHVRTHTREKKFTCLLCSKRFTRSDHLSKHQRTHGEPGPGPPPSGPKELGEGRSVGEEEANQPPRSSTSPVPPEKAPGGSPEQSNLLEI; via the exons ATGGCCTCTGTGCTTGAG gaAGAAGCTCACTATGGCTCCAGTCCCCTGGCCATGCTGACAGCAGCTTGCAGCAAGTTTGGTGGCTCCAGCCCTCTGCGGGACTCAGCGACCCTGGGGAAAGGAAGCTCGAAGAAGCCATACTCTGATCTCCCAGCCCCCAAGACCATGGGGGATGCCTACCCAGCCCCCTTTTCAAGCACCAATGGACTTCTCTCGCCTGCGGGCagtcctccagccccagcctccgGCTATGCCAATGACTACCCGCCCTTCCCCCACTCATTTCCTGGGCCCACTGGTGCCCAGGACCCTGGGCTACTAGTGCCCAAGGGGCACAGCTCTCCTGACTGCCTGCCGAGTGTCTATACCTCCCTGGATATGGCACATCCCTATGGCTCCTGGTACAAGGCGGGCATCCATGCAGGCATCTCACCAGGTCCAGGCAACACACCTGCTCCTTGGTGGGACATGCATCCCGGGGGCAACTGGCTAGGTGGTGGGCAGGGCCAGGGTGATGGGCTGCAAGGGACACTGTCCACGGGCCCTGCCCAGCCTCCACTGAACCCCCAGCTGCCTACCTACCCATCTGACTTTGCCCCCCTTAATCCAGCTCCCTACCCAGCACCCCACCTCTTACAACCAGGGCCCCAGCATGTCCTACCCCAAGATGTCTACAAGCCCAAGGCGGTTGGCAACAGTGGGCAACTGGAGGGGAGTGGTGCAGGCAAAAACCCTCGGGGTGCAGGCACAGGGGGCAGTGGTGGATATGCGGGCAGTGGGGCAGGGCGTTCTACCTGCGACTGCCCCAACTGTCAGGAGCTAGAGCGGCTGGGGGCGGCAGCGGCTGGGCTGCGGAAGAAGCCTATGCACAGCTGCCACATCCCGGGCTGCGGCAAGGTGTACGGCAAGGCTTCGCATCTGAAAGCCCACTTGCGCTGGCACACGGGCGAGAGGCCTTTCGTCTGCAACTGGCTCTTCTGCGGCAAGAGGTTCACCCGCTCTGACGAGCTGGAGCgccacgtgcgcacacacacccGGGAGAAGAAGTTCACCTGCCTGCTCTGCTCCAAGCGCTTTACCAGAAGCGACCACTTGAGCAAACATCAGCGTACCCACGGGGAGCCGGGCCCCGGGCCGCCCCCAAGTGGCCCTAAGGAGCTGGGGGAGGGCCGCAGCGTTGGAGAAGAAGAAGCCAACCAGCCGCCCCGATCTTCCACCTCTCCTGTACCCCCAGAAAAAGCCCCTGGAGGCAGCCCGGAGCAGAGCAACCTGCTAGAGATCTGA
- the Aaas gene encoding LOW QUALITY PROTEIN: aladin (The sequence of the model RefSeq protein was modified relative to this genomic sequence to represent the inferred CDS: deleted 1 base in 1 codon), with translation MCSLGLFPPPPPRGQVTLYEHNNELVTGSSYESPPPDFRGQWINLPVLHLTKDPLKAPGRLDHGTRPAFIHHREQVWKRCINVWRDVGLFGVLNEVAHSEEEVFEWVKTACSWALAGCRWASSLHGSLFPHLSLRSEDLIAEFAQVTNWSSCCLRAFAWHPHTNKFAVALLDDSIRVYNASSTTVPSLKHRLQRSVAALAWKPLSASILAVACQGCILIWTLDPTSLSTRPSSGCAQVLSHPGHTPVTSLAWAPNGGRLLSASPVDAAILVWDVATEICVPLPWFRGGGVTNLLWSPDGSKVLATTPSAVFRVWEAQMWTCERWPTLSGRCQTGCWSPDGNRLLFTVLGETVIYSLSFPERCGTEKGRVGGAKSATIVADLSETTIQTPDGEERLGGEAHSMVWDPSGERLAVLMKGNPRVQDGNPVILLFRTRNSPVFELLPCGIIQGEAGAQAQLITFHPSFNKGALLSVCWSTGRITHIPLYFVNAQFPRFSPALGRAQEPPAGGGGSIHEVPLFTEMSPTLAPWDSLPGPSPAQRHSPHSHL, from the exons ATGTGCTCCCTGGGCTTGTTTCCCCCGCCGCCGCCTCGGGGTCAGGTCACCCTGTACGAGCACAATAACGAGCTGGTGACCGGCAGCAGCTATGAGAGCCCGCCTCCTGACTTCCGGGGCCAG TGGATCAATCTTCCTGTCCTACACCTGACC AAGGATCCCCTAAAAGCCCCTGGGAGGCTGGACCATGGCACAAGGCCTGCTTTCATCCATCACCGGGAGCAAGTGTGGAAGAGGTGCATCAACGTTTG GCGGGATGTGGGCCTTTTTGGAGTCCTGAATGAAGTTGCACATTCCGAGGAAGAAG TGTTCGAGTGGGTGAAGACAGCCTGCAGCTGGGCCCTGGCTGGCTGTCGGTGGGCCTCCTCCCTCCACGGCTCCCTGTTCCCACACCTGTCC CTCAGGAGTGAAGACCTGATTGCTGAATTTGCCCAAGTAACTAATTG GTCCAGCTGCTGCTTGCGGGCCTTCGCGtggcaccctcacaccaacaaGTTTGCTGTGGCCCTGCTGGATGACTCGATTCGTGTATATAATGCTAGCAG CACCACCGTTCCCTCCCTGAAGCACCGTCTGCAGCGCAGTGTGGCGGCGCTGGCCTGGAAGCCCCTCAGTGCCTCCATCTTGGCTGTGGCCTGCCAGGGTTGTATTCTCATCTGGACCCTGGACCCCACCTCCTTATCCACGAG GCCCTCCTCTGGCTGTGCACAGGTGTTGTCCCACCCTGGGCACACACCAGTCACCAGCTTGGCTTGGGCCCCCAATGGGGGGCGGCTGCTCTCAGCTTCACCTGTAGATGCTGCTATTCTG GTATGGGATGTCGCGACGGAAATCTGTGTCCCGCTTCCTTGGTTCCGAGGAGGAGGGGTTACCAACTTGCTGTGGTCCCCAGATGGCAGCAAAGTCCTGGCCACTACTCCGTCAGCAGTCTTTCG AGTCTGGGAGGCCCAGATGTGGACTTGTGAGAGGTGGCCAACTCTCTCAGGGCGCTGTCAG ACTGGCTGCTGGAGTCCAGACGGAAACCGGCTGCTGTTCACTGTGCTGGGGGAAACAGTGATTTACTCCCTGTCGTTCCCAGAACGCTGTG GGACAGAAAAGGGCCGTGTGGGAGGTGCAAAGTCTGCAACAATCGTAGCTGATCTCTCTGAGACAACCATACAGACCCCagatggagaggagag GCTGGGGGGAGAGGCCCACTCCATGGTTTGGGACCCCAGTGGCGAACGTCTGGCTGTGCTCATGAAAG GAAACCCACGGGTACAGGATGGAAATCCTGTCATCCTCCTTTTTCGAACTCGAAACAGTCCTGTGTTTGAGTTACTTCCCTG TGGAATTATTCAGGGGGAAGCAGGAGCCCAGGCCCAGCTCATcactttccatccttccttcaaCAAAGGGGCCTTGCTCAGCGTG TGCTGGTCCACAGGCCGAATCACCCACATCCCTCTGTACTTTGTTAACGCCCAGTTCCCACGCTTTAGCCCAGCTCTTGGCCGGGCCCAGGAGCCCCCAGCTGGAGGTGGAGGCTCTATCCATGAGGTGCCACTGTTTACTGAGATGTCACCAACTCTGGCCCCTTGGGACTCTCTTCCAGGACCATCACCTGCCCAACGCCACTCCCCTCATTCCCACTTGTAA